A stretch of the Drosophila sulfurigaster albostrigata strain 15112-1811.04 chromosome 2L, ASM2355843v2, whole genome shotgun sequence genome encodes the following:
- the LOC133841324 gene encoding uncharacterized protein LOC133841324: MFNPKSAVLLHFFLIGFHLTESAASFQCLKTSDAPYETHERQLGIGLQVTNRPTHQLMTRIFDIFLREVLHYNPVRIVPIHLENATNPDNQWYILNYVRFVYELRNMTMINLEAWVPYNYERLPDMIQSAGPSITPGRYGWFVPSAQAPDTSSNYYTMHHKIFEYMNNTYYNLYTMDDNITNLLKQRTVEEFRNPICDHQKCAMLIAEFRNDSFFIESTLSKTYINVVWLGKQFKQTIEELADIYAKHYPHGEKRFIVLHWTPSMVIDADIKFTQIILPRCEESIDLQKTHCKYELTPILKYYGKDLSDESRLIYALHSFYMTDAHLTYFQKELGMRRHRSEDLEDIYNEIACNWMRANEQTYNNWIKPEEKQILAIGGIFPINVTDRGHSNIEDAAHRAIEAVNRNATILPGYKLVLKTNDGHCKSDLVMRALIHYYKNDNVLGVLGPACSETVEPIAGISKHMNMMVMSYSADGASFVDRKAYPYFFRTIGSNTEYVDAHMEIMQRLGWNRVSTLTEDGLQYADYMSHMESKLKQNNFTLAFNRKFQPNVSAEDMNEHLSRLKEAHSRIIIAELHNGNAAMAICEAIHLDMTQAMEYIWFLPAWISKDFRVWQSKVHHRCTAEQLSNAMEGHFSIRHTPYGEPDALMQENITIKSWQETYARNFDKNANYVGFAYDAVWAYAIAAHKLIEQDAFAINDLRSLKTINQLTKFMWQTDFNGLSGRVTFGHGEFGGSRISDLEILQWRNGSYTKIGSFTPKLDGIGDELHSDGGCLYFNANKAFNGKIPEDGRYDCRFSGVARALRIDCDLANMIVSITICLLVIFVMSMISFYFWKQRYDRKVRHSAQIMKMFGIDLITPSRNKLNTLDKWEIPKENVVINRRLGEGAFGTVYGGEAQLGSGNWTAVAVKTLKCGASTEDRLDFLAEAEAMKKFNNRNIIKLLGVCLQNEPIYTIMQFMLYGDLKTYLLARRSMVNEKITDESDISPKRLTMYAMDVARGLAYLAEQKYVHRDIACRNCLVNSQRVIKIGDFGMARPTFESDYYCYNRKGVRKLFPVRWMPPETLSLGIFTSASDIWSFGVVLYEVITFGAVPYADLTNNQVLDHVRNGNSLRIPSGAKPPLEGLLKACWSQEASKRPTALDIIDYIVNYPRMLTPCLDCPGTALQMLETDSDEMDLLPPGRQSSPLTQESMLDSLPEINSSHNLRQFNFPSCEKLNAVKVKEEAVKATPDTPLDSADSFSPITPDGYSIMSPLLTYKQPNP, encoded by the exons atgtttaatccAAAGTCGGCGGTATTGCTGCACTTTTTTCTTATTGGCTTTCATTTGACGGAAAGTGCAGCATCTTTTCAATGTTTAAAAACAAGtg ATGCTCCCTACGAAACTCATGAGAGACAATTGGGCATCGGACTGCAGGTTACAAATAGACCGACTCATCAGTTGATGACAAGGatctttgatatatttctgAGGGAGGTGCTTCACTACAATCCAGTACGAATTGTGCCCATACATTTGGAGAACGCAACGAATCCCGATAATCAGTGGTATATTCTAAATTATGTGAG gttCGTCTATGAATTGCGAAATATGACTATGATCAACTTGGAAGCTTGGGTGCCTTATAATTATGAACGTTTGCCAGACATGATTCAAAGCGCAGGTCCTTCTATAACGCCTGGTCGATATGGTTGGTTTGTGCCAAGTGCTCAAGCTCCCGATACTTCATCCAATTATTATACTATGCACCACAAGATCTTTGAATACATGAATAATACTTATTACAATCTCTACACAATGGATGATAATATTACAAATCTTCTCAAGCAAAGAAC cgTCGAGGAATTTAGGAACCCGATTTGTGATCACCAGAAATGTGCTATGCTGATTGCCGAGTTTCGAAATGATTCGTTTTTCATAGAGAGCACTTTAAGTAAAACCTATATAAATGTCGTTTGGTTgggaaaacaatttaagcagACAATTGAAGAACTTGCCGACATTTATGCGAAGCATTATCCGCATGGAGAAAAGAGATTTATCGTTCTCCATTGGACACCGTCAATGGTAATTGATGCTGACATTAAGTTTACCCAAATTATATTACCACGATGCGAGGAATCCATAGATCTACAAAAGACGCACTGCAAATATGAATTAACGccaatattgaaatattatggCAAGGACTTGAGCGACGAAAGTCGTCTAATCTATGCACTGCACTCCTTCTATATGACTGATGCACATTTAACGTACTTCCAAAAGGAACTTGGAATGCGACGGCATCGAAGCGAAGATCTTGAGGACATTTATAATGAAATCGCTTGCAATTGGATGCGTGCAAATGAGCAGACTTACAATAATTGGATTAAGCCAGAAGAGAAGCAAATTCTTGCGATTGGTGGCATATTCCCCATTAATGTTACAGATCGAGGCCATTCGAATATCGAGGATGCCGCCCATCGAGCCATCGAGGCAGTCAATAGAAATGCCACAATTTTGCCAGGCTATAAATTGGTGCTAAAGACCAATGATGGTCACTGCAAATCCGATTTGGTTATGCGAGCACTAATCCATTACTATAAAAACGATAATGTTCTGGGCGTGTTGGGACCAGCATGCAGTGAAACTGTCGAGCCCATTGCTGGCATATCCAAGCACATGAATATGATGGTCATGTCTTATTCGGCTGACGGGGCATCATTTGTGGATCGCAAAGCGTATCCGTATTTCTTTCGAACAATTGGTTCAAACACAGAGTATGTGGATGCGCATATGGAAATAATGCAGCGATTGGGCTGGAATCGTGTTTCAACATTGACCGAAGATGGCCTGCAGTATGCGGATTACATGTCTCACATGGAAAGCAAACTCAAACAGAACAACTTCACCTTGGCCTTCAATCGCAAGTTTCAACCGAATGTTTCAGCCGAAGATATGAATGAG CATTTAAGTCGCCTCAAGGAAGCACATTCTCGGATTATCATAGCGGAGCTGCACAATGGTAATGCTGCCATGGCCATCTGTGAAGCCATTCACTTGGAT ATGACGCAAGCCATGGAGTACATTTGGTTTCTGCCTGCCTGGATATCAAAGGACTTTCGAGTGTGGCAATCCAAAGTGCATCATCGCTGCACAGCCGAGCAACTAAGCAAT GCGATGGAGGGACATTTTAGCATTAGACATACGCCATATGGAGAACCCGATGCATTGATGCAGGAGAATATTACCATCAAGAGTTGGCAAGAAACTTATGCGCGCAATTTCGATAAGAATGCCAATTATGTGGGATTTGCCTATGATGCTGTCTGGGCTTATGCCATTGCTGCCCATAAATTAATAGAGCAGGACGCATTTGCGATCAATGATTTAAGATCTCTCAAGACAATCAATCAACTGACTAAATTCATGTGGCAAACGGACTTCAATGGATTGTCCGGCAGGGTGACATTCGGTCACGGCGAATTTGGAGGATCACGAATCAGCGATCTGGAGATTTTACAATGGCGTAATGGCAGCTATACGAAAATAGGCAGCTTCACGCCCAAGTTGGATGGCATTGGAGACGAACTGCACAGCGATGGTGGGTGTTTGTATTTCAATGCAAACAAAGCATTCAATGGCAAAATCCCCGAGGATGGCAGATACGATTGCCGCTTCTCGGGTGTGGCGAGAGCGTTGCGCATCGATTGCGATCTTGCCAATATGATTGTTAGCATTACCATCTGTTTGTTGGTCATTTTTGTGATGTCCATGATCTCATTTTACTTTTGGAAGCAACGTTACGATCGCAAGGTCCGACACTCGGCTCagattatgaaaatgtttggcATCGATCTGATAACGCCATCGCgcaataaactaaatacacTGGACAAGTGGGAAATTCCCAAGGAGAATGTGGTGATCAATCGACGATTGGGCGAAGGTGCTTTTGGCACAGTTTATGGCGGTGAGGCGCAATTGGGCTCCGGCAATTGGACTGCAGTGGCCGTGAAGACGCTGAAGTGCGGTGCGTCGACCGAAGATCGCTTGGACTTTTTGGCCGAGGCGGAGGCAATGAAGAAATTCAATAACAGGAATATTATAAAACTGCTTGGGGTCTGTCTGCAAAATGAGCCGATTTATACCATCATGCAGTTTATGTTGTACGGCGATTTAAAGACCTATTTGCTGGCCAGACGCAGCATGGTCAATGAAAAGATAACGGATGAATCGGACATTTCCCCCAAGCGGCTGACAATGTATGCGATGGATGTGGCTCGAGGACTCGCCTATTTGGCGGAACAAAAATACGTGCATCGAGATATTGCCTGCAGGAATTGTTTGGTCAACTCGCAGCGTGTCATAAAGATTGGTGACTTTGGTATGGCGCGACCTACTTTTGAGAGTGATTACTATTGCTACAATCGCAAGGGGGTAAGGAAACTCTTTCCGGTTCGTTGGATGCCACCAGAGACGCTATCGCTGGGTATTTTTACATCTGCCTCCGATATCTGGTCCTTTGGTGTGGTGCTCTATGAGGTGATAACTTTCGGGGCGGTTCCGTATGCGGACCTCACTAACAATCAAGTGCTCGACCATGTGAGGAACGGCAATTCGTTGCGAATTCCCAGTGGCGCAAAGCCGCCTTTGGAGGGTCTGTTGAAGGCGTGCTGGAGTCAGGAGGCGAGCAAACGTCCCACGGCTTTGGATATCATTGATTACATAGTCAACTATCCGAGAATGTTGACGCCCTGCCTCGATTGCCCGGGAACGGCATTGCAAATGCTCGAAACGGATAGCGATGAAATGGACCTGCTGCCGCCAGGACGTCAATCGTCGCCTCTCACTCAGGAATCCATGCTGGACAGTCTGCCAGAGATCAATAGTTCGCACAATTTACGCCAATTCAATTTTCCCAGCTGCGAGAAGCTCAACGCTGTCAAAGTCAAAGAGGAGGCGGTGAAGGCGACCCCCGACACGCCTCTTGATAGCGCCGATTCCTTTTCGCCCATCACACCCGATGGCTATAGCATTATGTCACCGCTGCTAACGTATAAGCAACCAAATCCATGA
- the LOC133848797 gene encoding serine/threonine-protein kinase haspin homolog, with translation MDDTLPDDAWKDSFDKLLDRRPELRELNIIKKQVRASFNIDSSVENSNPDLLHVSESSLHNPNFLDVGSDRFLNLKRKNGNSISTPCVKRVSTNLFHCALSPITSMKLDSLQTQLVPKLSNNGKAEGRAIKHVCFEISSLENSDIQIVDDPIQNIAPQEEAIAKRSHSSLVLQPGKWRKSLHTWRRTFQTDVVAPTVKVSSPRKRTTAEITRISGRKSTYLNESINLVISHEKEVLRYCEQRRPIRFDAAYAAVKMLDTCKIGEGVYGEVFKYMPKSNPSTAVVLKVIPIEGTELVNGEVQKTYEQILPEIIISKEMSNLRINANNSTTGYVNIYNVALVKGKYPEHLLKLWEEYDTKKESENDHPEMFGNNQLFIVLELNFAGSDMSEFTFLNAEQSYYALQQVIFTLAVGEEAFQFEHRDLHWGNMLIEETDKKHIDYKLNGKDLSLPTKGIRITIIDYTLSRVTVGDCCHYNDLSTDEELFTASGDYQYDIYRMMRDELNNDWSAYAPKTNVMWLSYVAAKLIDGVKYKNPKSQIHRTNLTKLKAFHKAVLRFSSASECANSFN, from the exons atggACGATACTTTACCTGATGACGCCTGGAAGGATTCCTTTGACAAGCTGCTGGATCGCAGGCC GGAGCTGCGTGAATTAAACATAATCAAAAAGCAAGTGCGCGCTTCGTTCAATATTGACTCGAGCGTGGAGAATAGCAATCCTGACTTATTACACGTAAGCGAGTCTTCATTGCACAATCCGAATTTCTTAGATGTGGGCAGCGATCGCTTCTTGAATTTAAAGAGGAAAAATGGCAATTCAATATCGACGCCATGCGTTAAGCGTGTGAGCACCAATCTTTTCCATTGCGCACTCTCGCCCATAACGAGCATGAAACTCGATAGTTTACAAACACAGCTAGTTCCAAAATTGTCCAATAATG GCAAAGCAGAAGGGCGAGCTATCAAACACGTTTGCTTCGAAATAAGTTCCTTGGAGAACAGTGACATTCAGATTGTCGATGATCCTATCCAGAATATAGCTCCACAAGAAGAAGCAATTGCCAAACGCAGCCATTCTTCGCTTGTCCTGCAGCCCGGCAAATGGCGCAAGTCCTTGCACACCTGGCGTCGCACTTTCCAAACAGATGTCGTTGCTCCAACTGTAAAAGTGTCCTCGCCCAGGAAACGTACTACTGCAGAAATTACTCGCATATCTGGCAGAAAATCCACTTACTTGAATGAGAGCATCAATCTAGTAATCAGCCATGAGAAGGAAGTGCTCAGATACTGTGAACAGCGAAGACCGATACGTTTTGATGCCGCCTATGCGGCTGTCAAGATGCTGGACACTTGCAAGATTGGCGAGGGCGTCTATGGCGAGGTCTTTAAATATATGCCAAAGAGCAATCCCTCAACTGCTGTCGTCCTTAAGGTGATACCCATTGAAGGCACTGAACTGGTCAACGGTGAAGTGCAGAAGACATACGAACAAATATTGCCTGAAATTATCATATCAAAGGAAATGAGCAATCTGCGCATTAATGCCAACAATTCAACCACTGGATacgtaaatatttacaat GTGGCTTTGGTCAAGGGAAAATATCCGGAGCATTTGCTAAAACTCTGGGAAGAGTATGATACCAAGAAAGAGTCGGAGAATGATCATCCCGAAATGTTTGGCAACAATCAGCTGTTCATAGTTTTGGAACTGAATTTTGCTGGCAGTGATATGTctgaatttacatttttgaatgCCGAGCAATCTTACTATGCACTGCAACAG GTCATCTTCACACTTGCTGTTGGCGAAGAGGCATTTCAATTCGAGCATCGCGATTTGCACTGGGGCAACATGTTGATTGAGGAAACGGACAAGAAGCACATTGATTACAAACTAAATGGCAAGGATTTATCTCTGCCCACCAAAGGAATACGCATAACTATCATCGATTACACTTTGTCGCGAGTAACTGTCGGCGATTGCTGTCACTACAATGATCTGTCCACCGACGAGGAGCTATTCACAGCTTCAGGAGATTATCAATACGACATTTACCGCATGATGCGGGATGAATTAAA CAACGATTGGTCAGCATATGCGCCCAAGACAAATGTAATGTGGCTATCATATGTGGCCGCTAAGCTAATTGATGGCGTCAAGTATAAGAATCCAAAATCACAAATACACCGAACAAATTTGACCAAACTTAAGGCCTTTCACAAAGCTGTGCTGCGCTTCAGCAGTGCTTCCGAATGCGCCAACAGCTTCAATTAG